Proteins encoded by one window of Synechococcus sp. WH 7805:
- the clpS gene encoding ATP-dependent Clp protease adapter ClpS, producing MTSSSPGVSTVLERDRQALRYPQARVIVLNDDVNTFEHVVESLCRIIPGMNTDKAWALARRVDGEGSAEVWCGPLEQAELYHQQLGADGLTMAPIERC from the coding sequence ATGACTTCGTCATCACCGGGCGTTTCCACCGTTCTTGAACGGGATCGGCAAGCGCTTCGCTACCCCCAAGCTCGCGTGATCGTCCTCAACGACGACGTGAACACCTTCGAGCATGTTGTGGAGAGTCTTTGCAGGATCATTCCTGGCATGAACACTGACAAAGCCTGGGCTTTGGCACGTCGTGTCGATGGAGAAGGTTCCGCAGAGGTCTGGTGTGGCCCTCTCGAGCAAGCGGAGCTTTACCACCAGCAACTGGGAGCTGATGGCTTAACGATGGCTCCAATCGAACGTTGCTAG
- the petN gene encoding cytochrome b6-f complex subunit PetN, with product MLFTLAWASLAAVFSFSIAMVVWGRNGDGTLNF from the coding sequence ATGCTGTTCACCCTGGCTTGGGCTTCTCTCGCAGCTGTTTTCAGTTTCTCGATCGCCATGGTGGTTTGGGGTCGCAACGGAGACGGCACGCTGAACTTCTGA